From a region of the Actinopolymorpha singaporensis genome:
- a CDS encoding energy-coupling factor transporter transmembrane component T family protein, giving the protein MTASSSPGASVSSGLGLYQPGGSLLHRAPAGAKLAGLAVAAVGVLRITTVPNLVLAFAVTLLAAGLARIPWRVGLAQLRPVLWFAVPLLAFQWLTAGPHRAVLVVGQLLLMVTLAALVTLTTRVSAMLDAFEAGLRPLRRVGVSPARVALVLALTVRCVPLVAQTFAETREAQRARGLERSPAALVVPLVIRLLKRADAIGEALAARGVDDDPADTGGRPRR; this is encoded by the coding sequence GTGACCGCGTCCTCGTCGCCGGGCGCCTCGGTGTCGTCCGGGCTCGGGCTCTACCAGCCGGGCGGCTCGCTGCTGCACCGCGCGCCGGCGGGCGCGAAGCTCGCCGGCCTGGCGGTGGCCGCCGTCGGCGTACTGCGGATCACCACCGTGCCCAACCTCGTGCTGGCGTTCGCGGTGACGTTGCTGGCCGCCGGGCTCGCCCGGATCCCGTGGCGCGTCGGCCTGGCCCAGCTGCGGCCGGTGCTGTGGTTCGCGGTGCCGCTGCTGGCGTTCCAGTGGCTCACCGCCGGCCCGCACCGGGCGGTGCTGGTCGTCGGGCAGCTGCTGCTGATGGTCACGCTGGCCGCACTGGTGACCCTCACCACCCGGGTGTCGGCCATGCTGGACGCGTTCGAGGCCGGCCTGCGGCCGCTGCGGAGGGTGGGGGTGAGCCCGGCCCGGGTGGCGCTGGTGCTCGCGCTCACGGTGCGCTGCGTACCCCTGGTCGCCCAGACGTTCGCCGAGACCAGGGAGGCACAGCGGGCCCGCGGCCTGGAACGCAGCCCGGCCGCGCTGGTGGTCCCGCTCGTCATCCGGTTGCTCAAGCGGGCCGACGCGATCGGTGAGGCGCTGGCCGCCCGCGGTGTCGACGACGACCCCGCTGACACCGGCGGCCGGCCGCGCCGGTGA